In the Aneurinibacillus soli genome, one interval contains:
- a CDS encoding Asp23/Gls24 family envelope stress response protein, which produces MADVKGNGVVRIADDVVAVIAGIAATETAGIAGMSGGITEGLARRVSGKNVQKGVSVEVGEFEAAIDLRVIVAYGSKIDEACRTLQQNVRDAVESMTGLRVVEVNVKVEGVEFPKPEKEQLPEAAQRVK; this is translated from the coding sequence ATGGCTGATGTAAAAGGAAACGGAGTGGTACGTATTGCGGATGATGTCGTGGCAGTGATTGCTGGGATTGCCGCAACAGAAACCGCAGGAATCGCAGGTATGTCAGGTGGAATTACCGAAGGATTGGCTCGTCGTGTAAGCGGAAAAAACGTGCAAAAAGGTGTTTCCGTAGAAGTGGGAGAATTCGAAGCGGCGATTGATCTGCGCGTAATCGTAGCGTATGGCAGTAAGATCGACGAGGCATGTCGCACACTTCAGCAGAACGTACGAGACGCGGTTGAGTCCATGACTGGCCTGCGTGTTGTGGAAGTAAATGTGAAAGTAGAAGGGGTAGAATTCCCGAAACCTGAAAAAGAACAGCTGCCAGAAGCAGCGCAGCGTGTGAAATAA
- a CDS encoding PaaI family thioesterase — protein sequence MRHDQEAMLQFVKDTLESGSEEDQQILYLARQAVEYMRERKTAYISGFLGLQGEYLEDGTYRFDVPITPFMMNRLGIVHGGMTATLADSVMGSAASRATGYKVVTTEMNVHYLSPGTGERLIATASVLRRGRTRCVCECRIHNEKGRLVLAGTGAFQLIEPR from the coding sequence ATGAGACATGACCAGGAAGCAATGCTTCAATTTGTAAAAGACACACTTGAGAGTGGATCAGAGGAAGACCAGCAGATCCTGTATCTCGCCCGCCAGGCTGTAGAATACATGCGGGAACGCAAAACAGCCTATATTTCCGGCTTCCTTGGACTGCAAGGAGAATATCTGGAGGATGGCACATACCGATTTGATGTTCCCATTACACCCTTTATGATGAATCGACTCGGTATCGTACACGGTGGCATGACGGCCACTCTCGCTGATAGCGTGATGGGATCAGCAGCAAGTCGGGCGACTGGTTATAAGGTCGTCACTACAGAGATGAACGTTCACTACCTCTCTCCTGGCACGGGAGAAAGATTAATCGCTACCGCTTCTGTACTGCGGCGAGGGCGTACTCGTTGTGTATGTGAATGCCGTATTCATAATGAGAAAGGCCGGCTTGTACTAGCCGGCACAGGCGCGTTCCAATTAATTGAGCCGCGATAA
- a CDS encoding YlbF family regulator: MASKSIKVLDWNDVLERAYGIGEQLTHSQEMRRYKEMRQEMETDREAAVLIESFNRLKEAHEEVERFGTYHPDYHTVTRRVREKKRELDKVPSIAAFKQAENDLDELLYRVSRVIADAVSEQIKVPSNNPLYELAGGGCGSGGCGTGGGCGCSAR; this comes from the coding sequence ATGGCAAGCAAGTCAATCAAGGTGCTGGATTGGAATGATGTACTAGAACGTGCCTATGGAATTGGCGAACAGCTGACCCACTCGCAGGAAATGCGGCGCTACAAGGAGATGCGTCAGGAGATGGAAACTGACAGGGAAGCTGCCGTACTGATCGAGAGTTTTAATCGCCTGAAAGAAGCGCATGAAGAAGTTGAACGATTCGGGACCTATCATCCCGATTATCATACTGTTACTCGTCGTGTCCGTGAGAAAAAGCGAGAACTTGATAAAGTGCCGAGCATTGCCGCATTCAAGCAGGCTGAGAATGACCTGGATGAACTGTTGTACAGAGTAAGCCGGGTTATTGCTGATGCCGTATCTGAACAGATTAAAGTGCCGAGCAACAACCCGTTGTATGAGCTTGCAGGCGGAGGATGTGGTAGCGGAGGATGCGGTACGGGCGGAGGATGCGGCTGCTCAGCGCGCTGA